From the Nitrobacter hamburgensis X14 genome, one window contains:
- a CDS encoding TniB family NTP-binding protein, which yields MTYDTADPAAYLRALLSPADLALVARIEKAKTTYMMSERDDDLARLLKRLITNAVIRRDPNQPHAANNRAPGKGVVVIGPSGAGKSRLMEETFRDHSAFPNFGVKSTWCPLISITAPSPCTLGQLGIRVLDLMDYDLQREIRENNAWLRVRQQIRENNVLFLAIDDLQHVLHGHSVDEVQKVRDTLKDLMTNPEWPVQLILSGIPELLPFFRHDRQLRRRLRFMYLTKLTPKEHAEFLEQALQHYADEVKLKVGTEPGDDIIARLLHAGQYEMGITLEILAEAMEEAIDRGAKGVTRMDFANAYAARNLLPDDQNPFISSAWHTIDTTRLQTKDVEEIDDATTPVGRKNAKKGRKS from the coding sequence ATGACCTACGACACCGCAGATCCCGCTGCCTACCTGCGCGCGTTGCTCAGTCCAGCTGATCTCGCGCTCGTTGCCCGCATCGAGAAGGCAAAAACCACGTACATGATGTCGGAGCGCGACGACGACCTCGCGCGCCTCCTCAAACGCCTCATCACCAATGCAGTGATCCGCCGGGATCCGAACCAGCCGCACGCCGCCAACAACCGCGCCCCAGGTAAAGGTGTTGTCGTTATTGGCCCCAGTGGAGCCGGCAAATCCAGGCTCATGGAAGAGACCTTCCGCGATCACTCGGCCTTTCCTAATTTCGGCGTCAAGAGTACCTGGTGTCCGCTGATCAGCATCACCGCGCCCAGCCCGTGCACGCTCGGTCAACTCGGTATCCGCGTGCTTGACCTGATGGATTACGACCTTCAGCGCGAAATCCGAGAAAACAACGCCTGGCTCCGGGTCAGGCAGCAAATTCGCGAGAACAACGTCCTCTTCCTCGCCATCGATGATCTTCAACACGTCCTGCACGGCCACAGCGTGGACGAAGTCCAGAAAGTGCGTGACACGCTCAAGGATCTGATGACCAACCCGGAATGGCCCGTGCAGTTGATCCTGTCCGGCATCCCCGAATTGCTGCCCTTCTTCCGCCATGACCGGCAGCTTCGGCGCCGGCTCCGCTTCATGTACCTGACCAAGCTCACGCCCAAGGAGCACGCTGAGTTTCTGGAACAGGCCCTCCAGCATTACGCGGACGAGGTGAAGCTTAAGGTCGGCACTGAACCAGGCGACGACATCATCGCCCGCCTGCTGCACGCTGGCCAATACGAAATGGGCATCACCCTCGAGATACTCGCCGAGGCCATGGAGGAAGCGATCGACCGCGGTGCCAAGGGCGTCACCAGGATGGATTTCGCGAACGCCTATGCCGCTCGCAATCTCCTGCCGGACGACCAGAACCCCTTCATCTCGAGCGCCTGGCACACCATCGACACCACGCGCCTGCAGACCAAGGATGTCGAGGAAATCGACGATGCCACCACGCCCGTCGGCCGGAAGAACGCCAAGAAAGGCCGGAAGTCGTGA
- a CDS encoding TniQ family protein codes for MRPLRLTVPLGVGETPASFVSRLAVRYAPSAREFCLDFRTTFQKVVDGEPEALAMIAAKGGVAAEALAANAFVKTGERRYRLRGQELVRGSLRRAIVAICPKCLAGDIADAPHLRPELAPFQRALWQIAAVKTCPIHTTPLVVLDKDLTPSLLHDWSRHVSKVLPNLRVLADEAGTRPLTGLETYIVNRIDGGAARSVLLDGMTLHVSMAGCELFGAVATLGRMPNLKILTDDERRCAGAAGFDILNSGKPAVDAFLQGLQASYPYRGTGKEGPQAVFGRIYQALEFGREDPAYDPLRDLVGDFIRTRFPVGPGDTVFGKPVEHRALHSIRTLSIETKLHPKRLRKLLAASGVLPDGAADLADGNCLFDAEKGSLTAREASAAILSVRKAGEYLNAPRVQRDMLYRSGLIVPRFRAGDHGAADQFAPEDLDAFLQRLLDGAKPTKTVGRSRANIPDTAKFACCASEEIVRLILDGNVRRKWRLTSERDYMSVLVDVEEIRALVRGPDHGGLTGLQIKDKLSTTAKVASALIKHGYLKSITVVNPVNRCPTVVVPAAEVERFDREFVSLFAIARQQGRHHMAVKREIESAGVKPAFDPDKVGATFYRRTTLAESSRNST; via the coding sequence GTGAGACCGCTCCGCCTTACCGTGCCCCTTGGCGTCGGCGAAACGCCAGCGTCCTTCGTTTCCAGGCTCGCGGTTCGATACGCCCCATCCGCGCGCGAGTTCTGTCTTGATTTCCGCACGACCTTCCAGAAGGTCGTTGACGGCGAGCCCGAGGCCTTGGCCATGATCGCCGCCAAGGGTGGCGTCGCAGCGGAGGCGCTCGCGGCAAACGCGTTCGTCAAGACCGGCGAGCGACGCTACCGGCTACGAGGTCAGGAACTTGTCCGCGGCAGCCTGCGACGTGCCATCGTCGCTATCTGCCCGAAATGTCTCGCCGGCGACATCGCGGACGCGCCCCACCTCCGACCCGAGCTCGCGCCGTTCCAACGCGCGCTGTGGCAGATCGCGGCCGTGAAAACGTGCCCGATCCACACCACGCCACTTGTTGTGCTCGACAAGGACCTGACCCCAAGTCTGCTGCATGACTGGTCCCGCCACGTCAGCAAGGTGCTGCCGAACCTTCGTGTCCTGGCGGACGAGGCCGGCACGCGGCCGCTCACCGGTCTTGAGACCTATATCGTCAATCGCATTGACGGTGGAGCAGCACGAAGCGTCCTGCTCGACGGCATGACGCTGCATGTGTCCATGGCCGGCTGTGAGCTGTTTGGCGCGGTCGCCACGCTCGGACGCATGCCGAACCTCAAGATCCTGACCGATGATGAGAGGCGCTGCGCCGGCGCCGCCGGTTTCGACATCCTGAATAGCGGCAAGCCGGCAGTCGACGCCTTCCTGCAGGGCCTGCAGGCATCGTATCCATACCGTGGGACCGGCAAGGAAGGGCCTCAAGCCGTGTTCGGCAGAATCTACCAAGCTCTCGAATTTGGGCGGGAGGATCCCGCTTACGACCCGCTGCGCGACCTGGTCGGCGACTTCATCCGGACCCGCTTTCCCGTCGGGCCAGGCGACACCGTGTTCGGTAAGCCGGTCGAACACCGAGCCCTGCATTCAATCAGGACGCTCTCGATCGAGACCAAGCTTCACCCGAAGCGGCTCCGGAAGCTCCTCGCGGCGTCTGGAGTGCTCCCCGACGGTGCAGCTGATCTCGCGGACGGAAATTGCCTGTTCGATGCTGAGAAAGGCTCCCTGACGGCGAGAGAGGCCTCGGCCGCCATCCTGTCTGTCCGCAAAGCCGGTGAATATCTCAATGCCCCTCGGGTCCAACGAGACATGCTCTATCGATCCGGCTTGATTGTCCCTCGGTTTCGCGCTGGCGATCACGGCGCCGCCGACCAGTTCGCCCCTGAAGACTTGGATGCATTCCTGCAACGGCTGCTCGACGGCGCCAAGCCCACGAAAACGGTTGGCCGCAGCCGGGCGAACATTCCCGACACAGCCAAGTTCGCTTGTTGCGCCAGCGAGGAAATCGTCCGATTGATCCTGGATGGCAACGTGCGGCGGAAATGGAGGCTCACCTCCGAGCGCGATTATATGTCGGTCCTTGTCGACGTCGAGGAAATCCGCGCTTTGGTACGCGGGCCCGATCACGGTGGGCTGACCGGGCTCCAGATCAAGGACAAACTGTCCACGACGGCCAAGGTCGCGTCCGCCCTTATCAAGCATGGCTATCTGAAATCGATCACCGTCGTCAACCCCGTCAACAGGTGCCCAACCGTGGTCGTGCCAGCCGCGGAGGTCGAGCGGTTTGACCGTGAATTCGTGTCCCTGTTCGCGATCGCCCGCCAGCAGGGCCGCCATCACATGGCGGTCAAGAGAGAGATCGAGTCCGCCGGCGTGAAGCCGGCCTTCGATCCGGACAAGGTCGGGGCGACGTTCTATCGGCGGACCACGCTCGCGGAGAGCTCAAGAAACTCTACATAA
- a CDS encoding YecA family protein produces MNVKTGRNQPCPCGSGKKYKYCCIGREIKPRIVPVTAGPPGFAGTVDFTDDIMNHVSGFTRTLHYFCRDNGFYLFGVLTVEMLIGIDNALKNDVLTKILIFDLFKSATKRDAVVKLVEDACDTFDSFGPRRKILLDAIDAHFQGLHTLSVPALFAQLEGILRKIGALDLKDDLRPTIKRDWDSRLMFSLTDGAAHFNAFIHQLFEGQKGSDDFNRNAILHGANVEYGNEENSLVLILTLLEIRTFLWFEKNTSPVV; encoded by the coding sequence GTGAACGTTAAAACAGGCCGCAACCAACCTTGCCCCTGCGGGTCGGGAAAAAAATACAAGTATTGCTGCATCGGACGCGAGATAAAGCCGCGGATCGTTCCGGTCACGGCAGGCCCGCCGGGCTTCGCTGGAACCGTCGATTTTACCGACGACATCATGAACCACGTCTCGGGGTTCACTCGGACTCTTCATTACTTCTGCCGCGATAACGGTTTCTATCTTTTCGGAGTTTTGACGGTCGAGATGCTAATCGGGATCGACAATGCTCTGAAAAATGACGTTTTGACGAAGATCCTTATTTTCGACCTCTTCAAGAGCGCCACTAAGCGAGATGCCGTGGTCAAGCTGGTCGAAGATGCCTGCGATACTTTTGACAGCTTCGGTCCCCGACGAAAAATATTACTGGATGCGATCGATGCTCATTTTCAGGGGCTCCATACGCTATCGGTCCCAGCGCTTTTCGCTCAACTCGAAGGGATACTCAGAAAGATCGGGGCGCTCGACCTCAAAGACGATCTCAGGCCCACCATCAAACGCGACTGGGATAGTCGGCTAATGTTCAGCCTGACCGACGGCGCAGCGCACTTCAATGCGTTTATCCATCAGCTTTTCGAGGGGCAAAAGGGCTCTGATGACTTCAACCGCAACGCGATCCTGCACGGCGCAAATGTCGAGTACGGTAACGAGGAAAACTCCCTCGTTTTGATCCTGACCCTGCTGGAGATACGGACCTTTCTATGGTTTGAGAAGAACACGTCACCCGTGGTGTAA